The DNA region CCGAGCCCGGCCCCGGTCCGGTCGTCACCCGCGCCACCGCCCGCCACACCGTGGTGCTCCACCCCGCCGAGGCGCTCGCGCTGCCCGGCGTCTCCTCCCTGGACGAGGCCCACGCGGTGGTCCGCCGGGCACTCGGCGGCAACAGCCTGACCACGCTGAACGCCGCCAAGGACCACCTGGAGCGGGCCACCGCCGCGCACTGACCCCGCGGCACCCCGAACTTCCCACGCCTCCGGCCGTCATCCATGCCGCCCCGGCCGGGGGCGTGGGAATACCCCCCAGTGCACGGACGCACCTCCGGGCCCGTCCGACACCGGCCCGGAACCCGTCCGGCACCGCCCCGGACGTCCGGCACCGAGAAGGCCCCCTGAACAGCGGACGCGCAGCTCAGGGGGCCTTCCGAACGGCCGGGGGCGGAAGAGTCGGCCTGTACGCCGGGTTCAGACAGAGGGCCGGTCGCACGCCGACAAGTACTCGTCGATCGCCTTACCGATCGCGGCGCCCAGCCCGACCGGAACCGCGTTGCCGATCTGGCGGGCGATCTGGATCTTCGACCCGTGCCACTTGAAGTCCGGCGGGAAGCCCTGGATCAGGGCGGCCTCAAGGTGGGTGATCGGCCGATCCGCCGTCGGGTGCAGATAGCGACCCTTCTCCGGCTTGTAGAACTCCGTCCGGATGGTCACCGAGGGCCGGTCGGCGTGCAGGCGCCCCATCACGTCGCCCGAGCCGTTGTTGTGGCGGTCCCAGCTCACGGTCGAGAGCGGGACCACCTCACCCTCGATGAGCGCCGTCTTGTGGCGCAGGTCCTTTCGATTGCCGCCCTTCGGGATCGCCGCGTAGCGGGCCAGCGAAAGCGGTCGGGGTGTGCGGCCGATGTGGAGCTCGGTGGTCCTGTAAGGCCCTGGGACGCCTTCCCCCGTCTCCCGACCGTCGGGCAGGTCGAGCCCGTCGACGGTCTTCGGGACCAGGTCGAAGACGTCCTCCTGCACCGTGCGCCACAGCGGCCGCCCGGTGAGGTCCTGCGTGCGGGCGTGGGTCGGCTCGGGGTGCCGAAGCGGGCGGCGACTGGGGTGGCGCGCGATGACGTCCTTGCGGGTGCCGATCACGATCGCCCGCCGCCGGGCCTGCGGCACCCCGTAGTCCGCCGCGTTGAGTACCGCGGGAACGATCAGGTAGTCGCCG from Kitasatospora sp. NBC_00458 includes:
- a CDS encoding DNA cytosine methyltransferase, whose translation is MVDLFSGAGGFTAGLTRSYRPAGADRSPFRSIAAVEFDEAAAATYAANFGGHVANVDITGWQPPEEAGKADVIVGGPPCQGFSGLGKEDPDDPRNLLWKEYVRVVQQIRPKIFIIENVDRFMRSPQFADLQSALDDDRLGDYLIVPAVLNAADYGVPQARRRAIVIGTRKDVIARHPSRRPLRHPEPTHARTQDLTGRPLWRTVQEDVFDLVPKTVDGLDLPDGRETGEGVPGPYRTTELHIGRTPRPLSLARYAAIPKGGNRKDLRHKTALIEGEVVPLSTVSWDRHNNGSGDVMGRLHADRPSVTIRTEFYKPEKGRYLHPTADRPITHLEAALIQGFPPDFKWHGSKIQIARQIGNAVPVGLGAAIGKAIDEYLSACDRPSV